The segment TGAGCTACATCTCCCAAAGTGCAAACAAACAAAACCTAGCCAGCGCAATCGGCGCGTATGTGGGTATGACGATAGCTGGGGGATTTATCGGGCGATTTTTGAGCGGATTTTTTACCGATTTGTTTGGGTGGAGATTTTTCTTTTTTGTGCTTGGAGCGCTTGCATTTGGCGTGAGCGCACTACTTTATAAAATTTTGCCTGTGATTAAAATCAGCCTTGTAAAGCCTAAAATTCGCAACATAGCCCAAATTTTATCAATTCCGCGAAATATTTATATTTTTTGCGCGATTTTTGGTATGTGTTTTGTCTTTCAAGCTACGCTAAATGTTTTGCCATTTGAGCTAAAAAGGCTTCTTGGCGAATTTAACGGCTCGAAAATCGGCTTTATGTATTTTGGCTATATCGTGGGAGTTTTTATTTCCTTTAATGTCGCGCGCATTGCGAATTTTTGCAAGGGTCCGACAAACGCGATTATGATAGGGTTTTTGATATATTTCATCGCGCTTTTGCTTTTGCATGTGGAGAGCTTCGGCGTGATTTTTGGTTCGATGATAGTGTTTTATTTCGGCTCGTTTATGGCGCACTCGGTCGCCACTGCGCATGTCAATAAAAAGGCCACCGCTCACAAGGGCATTACAAACGGCCTTTACATTAGCTTTTATTATTGTGGCGGGGCTTTGGGGAGTTTCGTGCCTGGATTTTTGTATGATAGCTTTGGCTGGGAAGCCTTTTTAAGCGCGCTTTGCGTGGTGGTTATGGCGTCGATATTTTTTATATGGAAACTAAAACGATATGAGCTTAGAAAAATTCATTAAAAACGAAATTTTAATCCTAGCGATTTTGTTTTGTGCTGACGCGCTTTTTTTGATTTACGCCATATCAAATTTAAGCATAAGCTACTATGAGGCTGAAATTTTTTATAACCAAAACAGCCTAACTTCGCTCATAGCAAATGTTTCGTGCAAAATTTTCTCTCAAAATGATTACGCGCTAAGGGCGCCTTTTTTGATTTTGCATTTCATAAACTGCGCCTTGATTTATAAAATTTCAAAATTTACCCTAAAACGCAGATTTGATAGACTTGTCGCAACTGCGCTATTTATGGGGCTTCCTGCTTCGATGAGTAGTGCGATTTTGCTAAATCCAGCCGGCATTATTATCTTTGCTACGCTTTTGGCATACTATTTTGCCAAAACCAAAAACTGGGGCGCACTCATCGCTGTTTTGGTGCTTAGCGCCTTTATTGATAGGGCGTTTTTTATGCTTTATATCGGTTTTGGAATTTGGGCTTTGAGATCTGGGAAGCGAGAAATTTTCGTGCTAAATTTAGCGCTTTTTGTATTTAGC is part of the Campylobacter sp. VBCF_01 NA2 genome and harbors:
- a CDS encoding MFS transporter; translation: MKNFNFLILYFCAVLAMCIMYAPQPLQPHFEQILEISKFKASLFTTAILAPLAFASIIYGYILEKVSIKNVLVGVFFVFGASEICFAFADSYEILLTIRIIQGFIVPAALTGIMSYISQSANKQNLASAIGAYVGMTIAGGFIGRFLSGFFTDLFGWRFFFFVLGALAFGVSALLYKILPVIKISLVKPKIRNIAQILSIPRNIYIFCAIFGMCFVFQATLNVLPFELKRLLGEFNGSKIGFMYFGYIVGVFISFNVARIANFCKGPTNAIMIGFLIYFIALLLLHVESFGVIFGSMIVFYFGSFMAHSVATAHVNKKATAHKGITNGLYISFYYCGGALGSFVPGFLYDSFGWEAFLSALCVVVMASIFFIWKLKRYELRKIH